In the Sediminibacter sp. Hel_I_10 genome, one interval contains:
- a CDS encoding DNA gyrase/topoisomerase IV subunit A, giving the protein MSEDTNDLNINSEQPDLPQESITRVTGMYKDWFLDYASYVILERAVPAIEDGFKPVQRRIMHSMKDLDDGRYNKVANIVGHTMQYHPHGDASIADAMVQIGQKDLLIDTQGNWGNILTGDSAAASRYIEARLSKFALDVVYNPKITDWQSSYDGRRKEPINLPVMFPLLLAQGGEGIAVGLSTKILPHNFIELIDASVKHLKGKRFTIYPDFPTAGIIDISDYKDGLRGGRVRVRAKISQLDKNTLVITEIPFGTNTSSLIDSILKANDKGKIKIKKIEDNTAANVEILVHLPPGISPDKTIDALYAFTNCESSISPLGCIIEDNKPLFIGVTEMLRRSTERTVELLKSELEIRLGEFEEQWHFASLERIFIENRVYRDIEEEETWEGVIKAIDKGLKPFTKHLKREVTEEDIVRLTEIRIKRISKFDIDKAQQKIDALEDQIAEVKHHLANLIDYAIAYFERLKKDYGAGRERKTEIRTFEDVDATKVIIRNTKLYVNRSEGFIGTSLKKDEYVCDCSDIDDIICFTKDGKMMVTKVDTKTFIGKDIVHVAVFKKKDKRTIYNMIYRDGSKGPTYVKRFAITAVTRDREYDLTNGSKGSLMWYFSANPNGEAEVITIYLRQVGSIKKLKWDLDFADILIKGRSSKGNTVTKYAIKKIELKEKGVSTLKPRKIWFDEVVQRLNVDDRGELLGEFRGEDRLLIITQSGEVKTILPEITARFDDDMIVLEKWNPKKPISAIYFNGEKELYYVKRFLIENEGKQETFISDHPKSHLEIVSTDWRPMAEIEFTKERGKDRKDNETVNLEEFIAVKGITALGNQLTKEKVNQISILDPLPYEAPEDIHAEDVEVIDETEVDSDNGASQSGEKSSANQASKDQDADDSLDKDGEGQTTLF; this is encoded by the coding sequence ATGAGTGAAGATACCAACGACTTAAACATAAATAGCGAACAACCCGATTTGCCTCAAGAAAGCATTACCAGAGTTACTGGAATGTACAAAGATTGGTTTTTAGATTATGCATCTTACGTAATTTTAGAGCGAGCAGTACCTGCTATAGAAGACGGTTTTAAACCTGTACAGCGTAGGATCATGCACTCTATGAAAGATCTCGATGACGGCCGCTACAATAAAGTAGCCAATATTGTAGGTCATACCATGCAGTACCATCCTCACGGTGATGCGAGTATCGCTGATGCCATGGTTCAAATTGGACAAAAAGATTTACTTATCGATACTCAGGGAAACTGGGGTAATATTCTCACTGGAGATAGTGCTGCGGCTTCTCGTTATATAGAGGCACGTTTGTCAAAATTTGCGTTGGATGTTGTTTATAATCCAAAAATAACGGACTGGCAGTCCAGTTATGACGGTCGTCGAAAAGAGCCTATCAATCTTCCCGTCATGTTTCCATTACTTCTGGCACAAGGTGGAGAAGGGATTGCTGTAGGGCTTTCTACTAAAATTCTACCTCATAATTTTATTGAACTTATAGATGCTTCCGTTAAACATTTAAAAGGAAAGCGTTTTACAATATATCCAGATTTTCCTACTGCAGGCATCATCGATATTAGTGATTATAAAGATGGTCTTCGTGGAGGTCGCGTTCGCGTGCGTGCTAAAATTTCGCAGTTGGACAAAAACACACTGGTAATTACAGAAATTCCTTTTGGCACCAACACTTCTTCTCTTATTGACTCTATTTTGAAAGCCAATGATAAAGGGAAGATTAAGATTAAGAAAATTGAAGACAATACGGCGGCTAATGTTGAAATACTAGTGCATTTACCACCTGGTATTTCTCCAGATAAAACCATAGATGCCCTTTATGCATTTACCAACTGTGAATCTTCTATTTCTCCTTTAGGCTGTATTATAGAAGACAACAAGCCCTTATTTATTGGGGTAACAGAGATGTTACGTCGTTCTACGGAACGAACAGTAGAACTGCTGAAAAGCGAATTGGAAATTAGACTCGGCGAGTTTGAAGAACAATGGCATTTTGCTTCTTTAGAGCGTATTTTTATTGAAAACCGTGTATATCGCGATATTGAAGAAGAGGAAACATGGGAAGGTGTTATAAAGGCTATAGATAAAGGTTTGAAACCTTTTACTAAGCATTTAAAACGCGAGGTAACAGAAGAGGATATTGTTCGTTTGACCGAGATTAGAATTAAACGGATTTCAAAATTTGATATAGATAAAGCGCAACAAAAGATTGATGCCTTAGAAGATCAAATAGCAGAGGTAAAGCATCACCTTGCCAACTTAATTGACTATGCGATAGCATATTTTGAGCGTCTCAAAAAAGACTATGGCGCAGGAAGAGAGCGTAAGACCGAGATAAGAACGTTTGAAGATGTGGATGCCACCAAAGTGATCATTCGTAATACAAAACTTTACGTCAATCGTAGTGAAGGGTTTATAGGGACATCTTTAAAGAAAGATGAATACGTATGTGACTGTAGTGATATTGATGACATTATTTGCTTCACTAAAGACGGCAAAATGATGGTAACTAAAGTGGATACCAAAACCTTTATAGGCAAGGATATTGTGCATGTTGCCGTGTTCAAAAAGAAAGACAAGCGCACCATATACAACATGATCTATAGAGATGGCAGTAAAGGGCCAACGTATGTGAAGCGATTTGCAATTACGGCTGTTACTCGAGATCGTGAATATGATTTGACCAATGGCTCTAAAGGATCCCTGATGTGGTATTTTTCTGCAAATCCTAACGGAGAGGCAGAAGTAATCACCATTTATTTACGTCAAGTTGGAAGTATTAAAAAACTAAAATGGGATCTTGATTTTGCTGATATTCTCATTAAAGGCCGCTCTTCAAAAGGAAATACGGTAACAAAATATGCCATCAAAAAAATTGAGCTTAAGGAAAAAGGGGTGTCCACTTTAAAACCACGAAAAATTTGGTTCGATGAGGTCGTACAACGACTTAATGTTGATGATCGTGGTGAACTTTTAGGTGAGTTTAGAGGCGAAGACCGATTGTTAATTATTACACAGTCTGGAGAAGTTAAGACGATACTTCCTGAAATCACGGCTCGTTTTGATGATGATATGATTGTTTTAGAGAAATGGAATCCTAAAAAACCAATTTCTGCTATTTATTTTAATGGAGAAAAGGAACTTTATTATGTGAAACGATTTTTAATTGAAAATGAAGGCAAACAGGAGACGTTTATTTCAGACCATCCAAAATCGCATCTCGAAATCGTATCTACGGATTGGAGACCAATGGCCGAAATAGAATTCACCAAAGAACGCGGTAAAGACCGAAAAGATAACGAGACGGTGAATTTAGAAGAATTTATAGCTGTTAAAGGAATTACTGCCCTAGGCAACCAACTTACAAAAGAGAAAGTAAATCAAATTAGTATTTTAGATCCGTTACCATATGAGGCTCCTGAAGACATTCATGCAGAAGATGTGGAGGTGATTGATGAAACTGAAGTTGACAGTGACAATGGAGCATCTCAATCAGGAGAAAAATCTTCTGCCAATCAGGCCTCAAAAGATCAAGATGCTGACGATAGTTTAGATAAGGATGGAGAAGGGCAAACCACTTTGTTTTGA
- a CDS encoding DNA topoisomerase IV subunit B, with product MTEETKYTEDNIRSLDWKEHIRMRPGMYIGKLGDGSSPDDGIYILLKEVLDNSIDEYVMGAGKTIEISIQGNKVIVRDYGRGIPLGKVVDVVSKMNTGGKYDSRAFKKSVGLNGVGTKAVNALSHYFRVESNRDGKSAAAEFEQGNLMDEELLDDTSRRKGTKVSFIPDETIFKNYKYRNEYVEKMLKNYVYLNPGLTIVFNGEKFYSENGLKDLLSENIAESDRLYPIIHLKGDDIEVAITHSRTQYSEEYRSFVNGQNTTQGGTHLLAFREALVKTIRDFYGKSYEASDIRKSVVSAISIKVMEPVFESQTKTKLGSTDMGGELPTVRTYINDFLKKYLDNYLHKNPETADKIQRKILQAERERKELSGIRKLAKDRAKKASLHNKKLRDCRVHFGDTKNERNLETTLFITEGDSASGSITKSRDVNTQAVFSLKGKPLNSYGLSKKIVYENEEFNLLQAALNIEDSLEDLRYNNVVIATDADVDGMHIRLLLITFFLQFFPEVIKEGHLYILQTPLFRVRNKKETIYCYTVDERIAAIEKLKPKPEITRFKGLGEISPDEFVHFIGEDIRLDPVMLDKDMSIEELLSFYMGKNTPTRQEFIIDNLKVELDIVE from the coding sequence ATGACTGAAGAAACCAAATATACCGAAGACAACATACGCTCGCTGGACTGGAAAGAACACATTCGTATGCGTCCTGGTATGTATATTGGTAAACTGGGAGACGGCTCTTCACCAGATGATGGTATTTATATTTTATTAAAAGAGGTTTTAGACAATTCCATTGATGAGTATGTGATGGGAGCGGGTAAAACCATTGAAATTTCCATACAGGGCAATAAGGTAATTGTACGTGATTACGGCCGTGGTATTCCTTTAGGGAAAGTGGTAGATGTAGTGTCTAAAATGAATACTGGTGGTAAGTATGATTCTAGAGCTTTTAAAAAGTCGGTAGGTCTTAATGGTGTTGGTACAAAAGCCGTGAATGCCTTGTCCCATTACTTTAGGGTTGAATCTAATCGTGATGGTAAATCTGCTGCTGCAGAATTTGAGCAAGGTAATTTGATGGATGAAGAACTTTTGGATGATACCTCACGTCGGAAGGGGACCAAAGTTTCTTTTATTCCAGATGAAACCATCTTCAAAAATTACAAGTACCGTAATGAGTATGTTGAAAAAATGCTCAAAAACTATGTCTATCTAAATCCTGGGTTGACTATAGTATTCAACGGAGAAAAATTTTATAGCGAAAACGGACTTAAAGATTTATTATCTGAAAACATTGCCGAATCAGATCGACTTTATCCAATCATCCACCTAAAAGGTGATGATATTGAAGTTGCGATAACGCATAGTAGAACTCAATATAGCGAAGAATATAGAAGTTTTGTTAACGGACAGAATACAACACAGGGTGGAACGCATTTATTGGCATTTCGAGAAGCTTTGGTAAAAACAATTCGCGATTTCTACGGAAAATCATATGAAGCTTCAGATATTAGAAAATCTGTAGTTTCTGCCATTTCTATCAAAGTCATGGAGCCCGTATTTGAAAGCCAGACTAAAACTAAGTTGGGTTCTACAGATATGGGAGGAGAGCTGCCAACGGTGAGAACATATATCAATGATTTCTTAAAAAAATATCTAGATAATTACCTTCATAAAAATCCAGAAACCGCAGATAAGATTCAGAGAAAAATACTTCAGGCAGAGCGCGAACGTAAAGAGCTTTCTGGTATTAGAAAATTAGCTAAAGACAGAGCTAAAAAGGCAAGTCTTCATAATAAAAAACTCAGGGATTGTCGTGTGCATTTTGGAGATACTAAAAATGAACGTAATCTAGAAACAACACTCTTTATAACAGAGGGGGATTCTGCTTCGGGAAGTATAACAAAATCAAGAGATGTTAATACTCAAGCGGTTTTTAGTTTAAAGGGGAAACCACTCAATAGCTATGGTCTAAGTAAGAAGATTGTGTATGAAAATGAGGAGTTTAACTTGTTACAAGCTGCGCTTAATATTGAGGATTCTTTAGAAGATCTTCGGTATAATAATGTGGTTATTGCGACAGATGCTGATGTTGATGGCATGCACATTAGACTGTTGCTAATTACATTTTTCTTGCAGTTTTTTCCTGAAGTCATTAAGGAAGGCCATTTATATATTCTTCAAACCCCATTATTTAGGGTACGTAATAAAAAAGAGACGATTTATTGTTATACTGTAGACGAGCGTATAGCAGCCATAGAGAAATTGAAGCCAAAACCTGAAATTACAAGATTTAAGGGGCTAGGTGAAATCTCACCAGATGAGTTTGTGCATTTTATTGGCGAAGATATTCGTTTAGATCCTGTAATGCTAGATAAGGATATGTCTATAGAAGAATTGTTGTCATTTTATATGGGTAAAAACACACCTACGAGACAGGAATTCATTATTGATAACCTAAAAGTTGAACTGGATATTGTAGAGTAA
- a CDS encoding T9SS type B sorting domain-containing protein: MRDYYQILFLVVFGFAIATQAQQITTDDSLPINALIQNNLGQGCVDISNISTSVNGQSSGLSSFGSFNSASSNFPFENGILLTTGSIDSAGNSLNTSPLNEGDENWGTDTDLENALNISNTINATSIEFDFTSVANQIQFKYLLASEEYLNANPCSYSDGFAFLIKKAGTSEPYTNIALIPNTNIPVNTNTIHDDIAGFCTASNEAYFEGYNIGDTNYNGRTTVLTAFADINPNVPYHIKLVIADQGDEFYDSAVFIESNSFNASVNLGPDIVTCANSTSLDGDIQNSFADYEWFLNGLPIAGETNSTLNATASGLYTVKITIGLNNSECIIEDNIQVTLNSEQSTTNISDYILCDDAADDGIAIFDLPSKENEILSALPPSNYVVSYHLSLDDAQDNTNTLPEVYQNTTSPQTIYVRTEDAVNGCTTYTMFNLIVNQAPEINEPQDIIACNNGTADASALINLNETSNEVTGGNPNLFVSYHFTPQDANSGANPVFSPYNTVNSEDTLYIRVFNAETGCFNTTSVHITVQESPIVNADQNQWLGACDQGGDGFADFDLTEVIDDILQGLTGVSVSFHLSESDAQTGNNPIADASNYQNVVSNLQLIYIRIVDEATGCSTIVPLEIHTSIVETGVSGAAHYECDDPSGDDVETFDLQIVATEMIGVYEELVVTFYETQEDLDNGVNALDDSIPYEVDTEMTLYATVANSDCIEFAVVLLIVTPPIDIQPGTVDYCDVDTDGFTSIDLESFNDYVSTGVNGASVSYYLTEDDATNQENALPPYYYNTSNPQLLWVRVENSVSGCYDVALLTINVTSAPTAYFPTDLIVCDNDTDGFYVVDLTSKIPEITEDTSNLELKFFDNYDNAFNDVSNILEPESYNTASQNIYVRVENVTSGCFNIVWFYTAISALLENITISNFANCEPDGNLITDFYFYLKDAEILEGLSGFDVLYFETEQDAIDRTNIIDKFAPYQNTTSPQAMYIRIESIYDIQCFGTYSFDIEVGALPLFNAPSNFFVCDDASNDGVENFNFNDKVDEISEGISQDLEISFHLSQYEAELDLNELPLNFTNTSNPQQIFVRIENGTYCTAVSGFQIDIIQLPIVGSPSDLVKCDTDYDGFVNFDISEVEIEILDVRQDDIIITYHESFEGAETDTEIIGDPENYTNTSNPQTVYIKINNTISDCSVALPINLSVDLPPLVNDFETYDICENVESSFDLSTIDTVVNNTPSSFLISYYGSLSDAENNINALSTDYTYTSNTDTIFIRIENPVTGCWTTYNFDLVINALPIANTPGDLRACDDISNDNLEEFDIYTLTPEVLGSQDADAFTVTYYANETDAISETNPLDNFIIGQDSQTIYVRVENNETGCFSTTQFGLIINEHPNTPNPIANCDDDYDGITMFDLTQVEPELFDTLNPDVEITYFESLTDLESNTSPIANPAAYENISSPQTIFVKVYNTISDCFQWVSLEIDVNLPPEINPVQTYNACIKADGFVTLSDFNVQWLDQSFNIIVSYYASENDAFNQSNPLEDTYFYTSNVETLFLRVEFSTTHCFYIHEFNLVINERPIANQPPPLETCDDDYDQFFNFDFTQQNQIVLGNQTQNDHTVSYYLNLEDAENAINALSNDFEATNNDIIFVRVENNTTGCFSLTQFETIVRPKPIVDIPDQVICLDDLPLLVSANTNNPNDSYEWSTNAISPEIEITEVGTYSVTVTSEYECTTTTVFNVSESEAASIDFTETVDFSNPNNITITISGIGNYLYQLDDLSPQESNVFENVTLGYHTVTVIDLNGCSEVTKDVVVIDAPAFVTPNGDGYFDTWHITGVETLPGTMVYIFDRYGKLLTTLSHTSQGWDGTYNGHQMPATDYWFLAKVKKGEIDFEVRGHFSLRL, from the coding sequence ATGAGAGACTATTACCAAATTCTTTTTTTGGTAGTTTTTGGTTTTGCTATTGCCACGCAAGCCCAACAAATTACCACAGATGATTCTTTACCAATAAATGCCTTAATCCAGAACAATTTGGGCCAAGGTTGCGTTGATATAAGTAACATCTCTACGAGCGTTAATGGACAAAGCAGCGGATTAAGCAGTTTTGGCTCATTTAACAGTGCATCCTCTAATTTTCCTTTTGAAAACGGCATCCTTCTTACCACGGGAAGCATTGACTCAGCAGGTAATTCCTTAAACACAAGTCCACTTAATGAAGGTGACGAGAATTGGGGAACCGATACAGATCTAGAAAATGCCCTTAATATTTCCAATACCATAAATGCAACCTCTATTGAATTTGATTTTACATCTGTTGCCAATCAAATTCAGTTTAAGTACTTATTAGCTTCCGAAGAATATTTAAACGCAAACCCTTGTTCCTATTCGGATGGCTTTGCTTTTTTAATAAAGAAAGCTGGTACTTCAGAGCCATACACTAATATCGCATTAATTCCCAATACCAACATTCCTGTAAACACGAACACCATTCACGACGATATTGCAGGGTTTTGCACCGCCTCTAATGAAGCTTATTTCGAGGGTTATAATATTGGTGACACCAATTACAATGGCAGGACCACAGTATTGACAGCATTTGCTGATATAAATCCAAATGTACCATACCATATCAAATTAGTGATTGCAGATCAAGGTGATGAGTTTTATGATTCAGCCGTATTTATAGAAAGTAATAGTTTTAATGCTTCGGTTAATCTTGGTCCAGATATAGTGACTTGTGCTAATTCTACTTCATTAGACGGAGACATACAAAATAGTTTTGCAGACTATGAATGGTTTCTTAATGGCTTACCAATTGCTGGTGAAACCAACTCGACATTAAATGCAACCGCATCTGGTCTTTACACGGTAAAAATTACTATTGGATTGAATAACAGTGAATGTATCATTGAAGACAATATTCAAGTCACACTAAACTCCGAACAATCTACAACCAACATCTCAGATTATATATTATGTGATGATGCGGCTGATGACGGTATCGCCATATTTGATTTGCCCTCAAAAGAGAATGAAATCTTGAGTGCATTGCCACCATCTAACTACGTCGTCAGCTATCATCTCTCCTTAGACGATGCGCAGGATAATACAAATACACTTCCAGAAGTCTACCAAAACACAACCTCTCCTCAAACTATTTACGTGAGAACAGAGGATGCGGTTAACGGCTGCACAACCTATACCATGTTTAATCTCATTGTGAACCAAGCCCCTGAAATTAATGAGCCTCAAGACATTATTGCTTGCAACAATGGCACTGCTGATGCCTCTGCACTCATCAATTTAAATGAAACAAGTAACGAAGTTACTGGAGGTAATCCTAATCTATTTGTAAGCTATCATTTCACGCCGCAAGATGCGAATTCTGGAGCAAACCCTGTGTTCTCACCTTATAATACGGTCAATTCTGAAGACACACTTTACATAAGAGTTTTTAATGCTGAAACAGGATGTTTTAATACAACATCAGTACATATTACTGTTCAAGAAAGTCCCATAGTCAATGCCGACCAAAATCAATGGTTAGGTGCTTGTGACCAAGGAGGTGATGGTTTTGCCGATTTTGATTTAACCGAAGTAATAGATGATATTCTTCAAGGGCTTACGGGAGTATCTGTAAGTTTTCACTTGAGTGAAAGTGACGCGCAAACGGGTAACAATCCAATTGCAGATGCCTCTAACTATCAAAATGTAGTTTCCAATTTACAGCTTATTTACATTAGAATTGTAGATGAAGCAACGGGCTGTTCTACAATAGTGCCCTTAGAGATCCATACAAGTATTGTGGAGACAGGTGTTTCTGGAGCAGCACATTACGAATGTGATGATCCATCTGGTGATGATGTTGAAACTTTTGATCTTCAAATAGTAGCTACTGAAATGATTGGCGTCTATGAAGAACTAGTGGTCACATTTTATGAAACACAAGAAGATTTAGATAATGGTGTAAATGCCCTTGATGACAGTATTCCTTATGAAGTGGATACAGAAATGACACTTTATGCGACTGTTGCTAACTCTGATTGTATAGAATTTGCCGTAGTTTTATTGATAGTAACTCCGCCTATTGATATTCAACCGGGTACCGTAGATTATTGTGATGTTGATACCGATGGCTTCACCTCTATAGATCTGGAGTCTTTTAACGACTATGTCTCAACAGGCGTCAACGGAGCTAGTGTAAGCTATTATTTAACCGAAGATGACGCTACCAATCAGGAAAATGCACTTCCGCCCTATTATTACAACACTTCAAACCCACAACTGTTATGGGTAAGAGTTGAGAATTCGGTTTCAGGTTGCTATGATGTAGCGCTTTTAACTATTAACGTGACTTCTGCACCAACCGCTTATTTCCCTACAGATCTTATCGTTTGTGATAATGATACCGATGGGTTTTATGTTGTGGACCTTACCTCTAAAATTCCTGAAATTACTGAAGATACTTCTAATTTAGAGCTTAAGTTTTTTGATAATTATGACAATGCATTTAATGATGTCAGTAATATTTTAGAACCGGAAAGCTATAATACGGCCTCCCAAAATATTTATGTGCGTGTTGAAAATGTCACATCCGGATGTTTCAATATTGTATGGTTTTACACTGCCATAAGTGCGCTATTAGAAAATATCACGATTTCTAATTTTGCCAATTGTGAACCAGACGGGAATTTAATTACCGACTTCTATTTCTATTTAAAAGATGCTGAAATTCTTGAGGGTCTATCTGGATTTGATGTGCTCTATTTCGAAACAGAACAAGACGCCATTGATCGTACAAATATCATCGATAAATTTGCACCTTATCAAAATACAACGAGTCCGCAGGCGATGTATATCAGAATAGAAAGTATTTATGACATCCAATGCTTTGGAACTTACTCCTTTGATATAGAGGTTGGAGCGCTTCCCTTATTTAATGCGCCCTCTAACTTTTTTGTATGCGATGACGCGAGTAATGATGGCGTAGAGAACTTTAATTTCAACGATAAAGTCGATGAGATTTCAGAAGGGATATCCCAAGATTTAGAGATTTCGTTTCATTTGTCCCAATATGAGGCCGAATTAGATCTTAATGAGCTTCCACTTAATTTTACTAATACCAGTAATCCACAACAGATATTTGTTAGAATTGAAAACGGAACCTATTGTACTGCTGTCTCTGGATTTCAGATAGACATTATTCAATTGCCCATTGTTGGGAGCCCTTCAGACTTGGTTAAATGTGATACTGATTACGACGGATTTGTGAATTTTGATATTTCAGAAGTGGAAATAGAAATTTTAGATGTAAGGCAAGATGACATTATCATTACATATCACGAATCTTTTGAGGGTGCAGAAACGGATACCGAAATTATTGGTGATCCCGAAAATTATACCAATACTTCTAATCCTCAAACCGTATATATTAAAATCAATAATACCATTTCCGATTGTTCTGTAGCATTACCTATTAACTTGAGTGTTGATCTTCCGCCTCTGGTTAATGATTTTGAGACTTATGATATCTGCGAAAATGTAGAGTCTAGTTTTGATCTTAGCACAATAGATACTGTTGTCAATAATACGCCTTCATCGTTTTTGATAAGTTATTACGGTTCGCTTTCAGACGCCGAAAACAATATCAATGCGCTTTCTACAGATTATACCTATACTTCAAATACTGATACTATTTTTATACGAATTGAAAACCCAGTCACGGGTTGTTGGACCACTTACAATTTTGATTTAGTTATAAATGCATTACCCATAGCAAATACACCAGGAGATCTAAGGGCTTGTGATGATATCAGTAATGATAATTTGGAAGAATTTGATATCTATACCTTAACACCAGAAGTCTTGGGCAGTCAAGATGCTGATGCTTTTACTGTGACGTATTATGCTAATGAGACTGATGCTATTTCAGAAACAAATCCGCTTGATAATTTTATAATAGGTCAAGATTCTCAGACCATTTATGTACGAGTTGAGAACAACGAGACGGGATGTTTTAGCACAACCCAATTTGGTTTGATTATAAATGAACATCCAAATACTCCAAATCCAATTGCAAATTGTGACGATGATTATGATGGTATTACCATGTTTGATCTTACCCAAGTAGAACCTGAACTTTTTGATACCCTTAACCCTGATGTTGAAATCACTTATTTTGAATCATTAACTGACTTAGAATCCAACACAAGTCCCATAGCTAATCCTGCAGCATACGAGAACATCAGTAGCCCACAGACTATTTTTGTTAAGGTTTATAACACCATTTCTGATTGTTTTCAATGGGTTAGTCTCGAAATAGATGTTAATCTTCCTCCAGAAATTAATCCAGTACAAACCTATAATGCTTGTATTAAAGCAGACGGTTTTGTCACCTTATCAGATTTTAATGTACAATGGCTTGATCAAAGTTTTAATATTATTGTGAGCTATTATGCTTCGGAAAATGACGCTTTCAACCAAAGCAATCCTTTAGAGGATACTTATTTTTACACCTCTAATGTTGAAACCTTATTTTTACGAGTAGAATTTTCAACCACGCATTGTTTCTATATTCATGAATTTAATTTGGTGATTAATGAACGTCCTATAGCAAATCAACCTCCTCCATTAGAGACTTGCGATGATGATTATGATCAGTTTTTCAACTTTGATTTTACCCAACAAAATCAAATCGTTCTGGGTAATCAAACCCAAAATGACCACACGGTCTCTTACTACTTGAATTTAGAAGATGCAGAAAATGCTATCAACGCATTGTCCAATGATTTTGAAGCCACTAACAATGACATCATCTTTGTGAGAGTAGAAAATAACACTACTGGTTGTTTCTCTCTAACACAATTTGAAACTATTGTAAGGCCAAAACCTATAGTTGATATTCCTGATCAAGTGATTTGTCTAGATGATTTACCGTTATTGGTTAGTGCAAATACCAACAATCCAAACGATTCTTATGAATGGTCTACCAACGCTATTTCTCCCGAAATTGAAATTACAGAAGTAGGCACCTACTCTGTGACTGTTACTTCAGAATATGAATGTACTACCACAACTGTTTTTAATGTATCAGAATCTGAAGCAGCAAGTATTGATTTCACTGAAACCGTAGATTTTTCAAATCCTAACAACATTACAATTACAATAAGCGGGATTGGCAATTATCTCTATCAATTAGATGATCTCAGTCCTCAAGAATCGAATGTTTTTGAGAACGTCACCTTGGGCTACCACACTGTTACTGTTATTGATCTCAATGGTTGTTCAGAGGTCACTAAAGACGTTGTAGTTATAGATGCTCCAGCATTCGTTACGCCTAATGGCGATGGCTATTTTGACACTTGGCACATCACAGGTGTTGAGACTTTACCGGGCACCATGGTTTATATCTTTGACCGCTATGGTAAATTGTTAACCACATTAAGTCATACTTCGCAAGGATGGGACGGTACTTATAATGGGCATCAAATGCCAGCAACAGACTACTGGTTTTTAGCAAAAGTTAAAAAGGGAGAAATTGATTTTGAGGTAAGAGGACACTTCTCACTTCGTTTATAG